The proteins below come from a single Gimesia alba genomic window:
- a CDS encoding MMPL family transporter codes for MFRVLGNTVVRYWQIFLVCWVLALIGISYAAPEWSTVVQNGEFAFMPGDSPSIQGEKLFKRAFPDDLLASSIVIVVRREHGDQGLMPKDLKFIEEKLKPKLEEIAHPEEHQDQDKTQSDQKEDLAPKGDSSEQTKNPSNISRIRTYTDKTIGDLLQSEDNKASLVIVELSTEFLDQSNGKTVESIENLIQHDDEFKKSIEPGLDIALSGIATVGRDMIRAANQSAEATELWTVLLVILLLIIIYRAPILALIPLFTVFVSVKIALSVLAILGGWGIVGLFSGIEVYVTVILYGAGVDYCLFLIARHREELDKECTFKEAISNSIATVGSALAASAGTTMCGIGMMVFAEFGKFQQAGVAMALSLSFVLLASLTLSPALLCLAGRLAYWPQTFSERVAISAGWLTPSSVMARLMQRNWTGSIWDSVSQALLRSPGKIWLSTFLVLFPFALISLACYGNLSYGLLSELPSEDPSVVGTKAVQGHYPAGATGPLTLLFKNPQINFSDAEGRAAIEDLTDDLLKQKDELGIADIRNMTKPFGIGAADEMEKAKDLRGLAKIRAISRIKLIKNYYVSSEPDDEENQNHVTRMDLILEKDPFSHDSMKQLERVKKAVKKSLPPDLRDNSELFYIGATASISDLKNVTDQDQARIDILVLGSVFIILVILLRRPAISAYLIVSVFFSYLVTLGITFAVFWALDPHNFTGLDWKVPMFLFTILIAVGEDYNIYLITRIDEEQKTKGPVDGVISALKNTGGIISSCGIIMAGTFSSLMAGTLVGMQQLGFALAFGVLLDTFIIRPIIVPAYLIMLYRGYFGSWGKYLGAAQFLETKPQPELDSPHVK; via the coding sequence ATGTTTCGAGTTCTAGGCAACACCGTAGTCCGTTATTGGCAAATCTTCCTGGTATGCTGGGTTCTGGCATTAATCGGAATATCATATGCCGCACCCGAATGGTCTACGGTCGTACAAAATGGCGAATTCGCATTTATGCCAGGCGACTCCCCCAGCATACAAGGCGAAAAGCTCTTCAAGCGCGCCTTTCCCGATGATCTGCTCGCCAGCAGCATTGTGATCGTCGTCCGTCGTGAGCACGGCGACCAGGGATTAATGCCCAAAGACCTCAAATTCATTGAGGAAAAACTCAAACCGAAACTCGAAGAGATTGCCCATCCGGAGGAGCATCAGGATCAGGACAAAACGCAGTCGGATCAGAAAGAGGACCTGGCGCCAAAAGGAGACTCGTCTGAGCAAACGAAGAACCCTTCAAACATCTCGCGCATCCGCACCTATACAGACAAAACCATCGGCGATTTGCTGCAAAGTGAAGACAATAAAGCTTCGCTGGTGATTGTCGAACTCTCGACAGAATTTCTCGATCAAAGTAACGGGAAAACAGTCGAGAGTATCGAGAACCTCATTCAGCATGATGATGAATTTAAGAAGTCGATTGAACCAGGCCTGGACATCGCCCTCAGCGGCATCGCCACGGTCGGCCGCGATATGATCCGCGCCGCCAATCAGAGCGCGGAAGCAACCGAACTCTGGACCGTTCTGCTTGTGATTCTACTGCTCATCATCATCTACCGTGCGCCCATTCTTGCGCTGATCCCGTTATTTACGGTGTTTGTTTCCGTGAAAATCGCCCTGTCCGTTCTCGCGATTCTGGGAGGCTGGGGCATCGTCGGGCTCTTCTCAGGAATTGAAGTTTATGTCACTGTCATTCTTTACGGTGCTGGAGTCGACTACTGTCTGTTTCTCATTGCCCGCCATAGAGAAGAACTCGACAAAGAATGTACATTCAAAGAAGCAATTTCCAACTCTATCGCCACTGTTGGATCGGCTCTGGCCGCCAGTGCCGGAACTACCATGTGCGGCATCGGCATGATGGTCTTTGCTGAGTTTGGCAAGTTCCAACAGGCGGGCGTCGCCATGGCCCTCAGCCTGTCTTTCGTGCTGCTCGCCTCGCTCACACTCTCCCCGGCCCTGCTCTGTCTCGCTGGACGATTGGCCTATTGGCCGCAAACGTTCTCAGAGCGTGTGGCGATTTCTGCTGGCTGGTTGACCCCGTCCAGCGTGATGGCCCGACTCATGCAACGCAACTGGACCGGTTCCATCTGGGATTCTGTTTCACAAGCACTGCTCAGAAGCCCCGGCAAAATCTGGCTCTCCACATTCCTGGTTCTGTTTCCCTTCGCACTGATCAGCCTGGCCTGTTATGGAAATTTAAGTTACGGCTTACTTTCAGAACTACCCAGTGAAGATCCGAGTGTCGTCGGCACCAAAGCAGTTCAAGGCCACTACCCGGCCGGCGCCACAGGGCCGCTGACTCTGCTGTTCAAAAATCCGCAGATCAATTTCTCGGATGCGGAAGGCCGAGCGGCCATTGAAGATCTCACGGACGATTTGCTGAAACAGAAAGACGAACTCGGCATTGCCGATATTCGTAATATGACCAAACCATTCGGCATCGGGGCAGCCGATGAAATGGAAAAAGCCAAAGACCTGCGCGGCCTGGCAAAGATCAGAGCGATCAGCCGTATCAAACTCATTAAAAACTACTACGTCAGTTCAGAACCTGACGACGAAGAAAATCAAAATCATGTGACGCGCATGGATCTCATCCTCGAAAAAGATCCCTTCTCGCATGACAGCATGAAACAACTGGAACGCGTTAAAAAAGCAGTCAAAAAGTCATTGCCGCCGGATTTACGCGATAACAGCGAACTCTTTTATATTGGTGCGACTGCCAGTATCAGCGATTTAAAAAACGTGACCGACCAGGATCAGGCCCGCATCGACATTCTCGTTTTGGGAAGTGTCTTCATCATTCTGGTGATCCTGCTCAGACGACCGGCGATCTCCGCGTATCTGATCGTCAGCGTCTTTTTCAGTTATCTGGTCACGCTGGGCATTACCTTTGCTGTCTTCTGGGCACTCGATCCACACAACTTTACCGGCCTCGACTGGAAAGTTCCCATGTTTCTCTTCACGATTCTGATCGCCGTCGGTGAAGACTATAATATCTATCTGATTACCCGTATCGACGAAGAACAGAAAACCAAAGGCCCCGTGGACGGCGTGATCTCCGCGTTAAAAAATACTGGCGGCATCATTTCCAGCTGTGGTATCATCATGGCCGGCACGTTTTCTTCGCTGATGGCAGGCACCCTGGTCGGCATGCAGCAGCTCGGCTTTGCCCTCGCCTTCGGCGTTCTGCTCGATACCTTTATCATCCGCCCGATTATCGTGCCCGCCTATCTCATCATGCTTTATCGCGGCTACTTCGGTTCCTGGGGCAAATATCTTGGTGCTGCCCAGTTCCTCGAAACCAAACCCCAACCCGAACTCGACTCTCCCCACGTCAAGTAA
- a CDS encoding C45 family autoproteolytic acyltransferase/hydolase: MFRNQRSLSGLSILLVLFFVVCLSPVMASAQTIARCGEGWLEKIDGYFVLHLKGTHYEMGYQQGVLLKEHVRKNMYNLLNEKGETTLVDFGLVKLKPRQAIETVIQIQKPYTPQKYVDEMRGLAAGAEIAYEDVRATNFIPEMFHCSGFSIANSATKDGTLYHGRVLDYACDWGLQDHAVLVVAEPKGGIPFVNVSYAGFIGSVTGMNMESVSIGEMGGRGLGHWSGVPMAFLVREVLETSKNLDEAIAVFRDNYRTCEYYYVIADGKTNRSVGMATSWEKMELIQPGESHPLLPNPVKDAALLSAGDRYKELSKRVQNGYGSFTAESAIELMSRPVAMKSNLHNVLFEPKSTKLWVANASTDGKPAANQKYFSFQLSELLKRKPDAKAPVYPMPSGQAVSQKTK; encoded by the coding sequence ATGTTTCGTAATCAGCGTAGTCTTTCAGGTCTATCTATATTGTTAGTCCTGTTCTTCGTGGTTTGCCTGTCACCTGTGATGGCTTCTGCGCAAACGATTGCCCGTTGTGGCGAAGGCTGGCTGGAGAAGATTGACGGTTACTTCGTGCTGCACCTGAAAGGGACCCATTATGAAATGGGATATCAGCAGGGTGTTCTGTTGAAGGAACACGTACGAAAGAACATGTACAACCTGTTGAACGAGAAGGGCGAGACAACACTGGTTGATTTTGGACTGGTGAAATTGAAGCCGCGTCAGGCGATTGAAACAGTGATCCAGATTCAAAAGCCTTACACACCTCAGAAGTATGTGGATGAAATGCGGGGCCTGGCTGCGGGGGCCGAGATCGCGTATGAAGATGTGCGGGCAACCAATTTTATTCCGGAAATGTTCCACTGCAGTGGGTTTTCAATTGCGAATTCTGCGACAAAAGACGGGACCTTATACCATGGTCGTGTCTTAGATTATGCGTGCGACTGGGGTTTGCAGGATCATGCAGTCCTGGTGGTAGCCGAGCCTAAGGGGGGCATTCCGTTTGTGAATGTTTCCTATGCCGGTTTTATCGGATCGGTCACCGGAATGAATATGGAATCCGTTTCGATTGGAGAAATGGGAGGCCGGGGTCTGGGGCACTGGTCGGGAGTGCCGATGGCATTTCTCGTACGAGAAGTGCTGGAGACGTCCAAGAATCTTGATGAAGCAATTGCCGTTTTTCGCGATAACTATCGAACGTGCGAATATTATTATGTGATCGCCGACGGTAAAACAAACCGGTCGGTTGGTATGGCGACGAGCTGGGAAAAAATGGAACTGATTCAGCCCGGCGAATCGCATCCACTGCTTCCCAATCCGGTGAAGGATGCTGCGCTCCTGTCAGCCGGCGATCGGTACAAAGAACTCTCGAAGCGCGTGCAGAATGGTTATGGTTCCTTTACCGCGGAGTCGGCGATTGAATTGATGAGCCGCCCGGTGGCGATGAAATCCAATTTGCATAATGTGTTGTTCGAGCCCAAATCGACCAAGCTCTGGGTCGCGAATGCCAGCACGGATGGGAAGCCGGCTGCGAATCAGAAGTATTTCAGTTTTCAATTGTCTGAGTTGCTGAAACGAAAGCCGGATGCCAAGGCACCCGTTTATCCGATGCCTAGTGGTCAGGCGGTTTCACAGAAAACGAAATAG
- a CDS encoding NAD(P)H-hydrate dehydratase produces MNIQRISDLPALPQRPENSHKGTFGKVLVIAGSSGMSGAACLAGTGALRSGAGLVFLAIPETIQSIVATVNPCYLTIPLTLDQDAQLTAESESQLLDQIPSFDAVAIGPGCGQQKWFRKLTLKLFAEVEQTLIVDADALNALARSDKPLPTAAGPRILTPHPGEFSRLINKPISKIEAQRETLAITFAKEQGVILVLKGAHTVITDGTRLAINPTGNSGMATGGSGDVLTGILTALVGQGMQAFEAAQLAAYIHGFAGDLAAAEMSEIAMIASDLPEFLPEAWLQLIEE; encoded by the coding sequence ATGAATATTCAACGAATTTCTGACCTGCCCGCACTACCACAGCGTCCTGAAAATTCTCACAAGGGGACATTCGGAAAAGTTCTGGTCATCGCCGGCAGTTCAGGAATGAGTGGCGCCGCCTGTCTCGCCGGAACCGGAGCCCTGCGCAGCGGTGCGGGACTCGTCTTTCTGGCAATTCCCGAAACGATTCAATCCATTGTAGCGACTGTGAACCCCTGTTATCTGACAATCCCGCTCACGCTGGATCAGGATGCCCAACTCACTGCTGAATCCGAATCACAGTTACTCGATCAAATTCCCAGCTTCGATGCCGTCGCCATCGGTCCCGGCTGCGGACAACAGAAATGGTTCCGGAAGTTAACCCTCAAACTGTTTGCTGAAGTCGAGCAAACGTTGATTGTCGATGCCGACGCCCTGAATGCCCTCGCGCGTTCAGACAAACCGCTTCCCACCGCAGCAGGACCGCGGATTCTAACGCCGCACCCCGGCGAATTCTCGCGGCTGATCAACAAACCGATCTCCAAAATCGAAGCGCAGCGCGAAACCCTTGCAATAACGTTTGCAAAAGAACAGGGTGTGATCCTCGTATTGAAAGGTGCGCACACCGTGATCACCGATGGCACACGTCTTGCCATCAATCCTACCGGCAACAGCGGAATGGCGACCGGCGGCAGTGGTGATGTGCTGACCGGAATCCTGACGGCGCTGGTCGGACAGGGCATGCAGGCTTTCGAAGCCGCACAACTCGCCGCTTATATACATGGATTCGCCGGAGATCTGGCCGCAGCGGAAATGTCTGAAATTGCGATGATTGCCTCAGATCTCCCAGAATTTCTGCCGGAAGCCTGGCTGCAACTCATTGAGGAATAA
- the glgP gene encoding alpha-glucan family phosphorylase gives MATKKTVYEKLCDLAGNLWWSWQPDVTQIFHLIDPDKWSELNHNPVLLLKEYSPEELDKKLSSLSLHSRVNVAYRRWQEYMERSETWGSTNATILGHRCAAYFSAEFGIHESLHIYSGGLGVLAGDHLKSASDLGLPLVAVGLFYGEGYFSQHIDKEGWQQESYTEAKTKNLPITPALTPDGKPVSISVSTRSGEIFAKVWRIDVGRVHLYLLDTDVPENSEEDRNLTARLYGGDQRTRIRQEIMLGIGGVRALEAIGIEPSVIHMNEGHSAFAPLERVRNRMHEDGFSFDDALRDVAAACVFTTHTPVPAGHDRFDAGLLEEHVGPLGDQLGLDHHALMSLGRVDPQNEGESFCMTVLAFKLSRLANAVSNLHGVVSRRMWASLWPWRSEEEIPIGHITNGVHMPTWLAAPMRVIYDRVLPTKWYYRTGEADVWAGIEEISPGDLWETHQALKNRLIQFSRDLLVKQAQRRGASDTEIGHLSTALNPDALLIGFARRFAPYKRADLVMKDMDTFLKIIEDSERPVQFVFAGKAHPADERGKQIIQRIFKLTQEPPFRGKIVLLEDYDINLGRHLVQGVDVWLNNPRRPLEASGTSGQKVVLNGGLNCSILDGWWAEAFDGSNGFAIGEGRTHVNQEIQDDRDGLNLMKVLKEEVIPLYYKRNEDDLPLGWIHRMKRAIRTLGWRFNADRMVMDYAEKMYLPAAGGLSSQIKGDSSL, from the coding sequence ATGGCTACAAAAAAAACTGTTTATGAAAAACTTTGTGACCTGGCCGGCAACCTGTGGTGGAGCTGGCAGCCGGATGTGACTCAGATTTTTCATCTGATTGATCCAGATAAATGGTCCGAACTGAATCATAACCCCGTGCTGCTCTTGAAAGAGTACTCGCCGGAGGAGTTGGATAAAAAATTAAGCAGCCTCAGTCTGCATTCGCGTGTGAATGTGGCCTACCGTCGTTGGCAGGAATACATGGAGCGTTCTGAAACCTGGGGTTCCACGAATGCCACGATCTTAGGGCATCGCTGTGCGGCTTATTTCTCAGCCGAGTTCGGGATTCATGAATCGCTGCATATTTATTCGGGCGGTCTGGGTGTGCTGGCGGGCGACCATCTGAAAAGTGCATCGGACCTGGGGTTGCCTCTGGTGGCCGTTGGTTTGTTTTACGGAGAGGGGTACTTCTCACAGCATATTGATAAAGAGGGCTGGCAGCAGGAATCGTATACGGAAGCGAAAACCAAGAACCTGCCAATTACTCCCGCGTTGACCCCGGATGGAAAACCAGTTTCAATTTCTGTCTCGACGCGTTCGGGCGAAATCTTTGCCAAGGTGTGGCGGATTGATGTGGGCCGCGTGCACTTGTATCTGTTAGACACAGACGTTCCTGAAAACAGTGAAGAAGATCGTAATCTGACGGCCCGCTTATATGGCGGCGATCAACGGACGCGTATTCGACAGGAAATCATGCTGGGGATCGGCGGCGTTCGTGCACTGGAAGCGATTGGCATCGAACCGAGTGTGATTCATATGAATGAAGGTCACTCGGCGTTTGCTCCTCTGGAACGCGTTCGCAACCGGATGCATGAAGACGGATTTTCATTTGACGATGCATTGCGGGATGTGGCGGCTGCCTGTGTCTTCACAACGCATACGCCAGTTCCCGCCGGTCACGACCGGTTTGATGCAGGGTTATTGGAAGAACACGTCGGTCCGCTGGGCGATCAACTGGGGCTCGATCATCATGCATTGATGAGCCTGGGCCGCGTTGATCCGCAGAACGAAGGCGAATCGTTCTGTATGACGGTGCTCGCGTTCAAACTGAGTCGTCTGGCGAATGCGGTTTCGAACTTGCACGGTGTTGTCAGTCGGCGGATGTGGGCCTCGTTATGGCCTTGGCGCAGCGAAGAAGAAATTCCGATTGGCCACATCACCAACGGCGTGCATATGCCGACCTGGCTGGCAGCGCCGATGCGTGTGATTTATGACCGTGTGCTGCCGACGAAGTGGTATTATCGAACAGGGGAAGCTGATGTCTGGGCGGGGATTGAAGAAATTTCGCCCGGGGATCTCTGGGAAACGCACCAGGCATTGAAAAACCGGCTGATTCAGTTTTCGCGCGATCTGCTGGTGAAACAGGCACAACGCCGCGGGGCATCTGATACGGAAATCGGCCATTTATCAACGGCTTTGAATCCGGATGCATTGCTGATTGGCTTTGCTAGACGGTTCGCACCTTATAAACGTGCAGACCTCGTGATGAAGGATATGGATACGTTCCTCAAAATTATCGAAGACTCAGAACGGCCTGTGCAGTTCGTCTTTGCGGGTAAAGCACACCCGGCTGATGAACGCGGCAAGCAGATTATCCAGCGGATATTCAAACTGACGCAGGAGCCGCCGTTCCGCGGTAAGATCGTGTTGCTGGAAGATTACGATATCAACCTCGGGCGGCATCTGGTGCAGGGCGTTGATGTCTGGTTAAACAACCCACGTCGTCCGCTGGAAGCTTCCGGAACCAGTGGTCAGAAAGTGGTGTTGAACGGCGGGCTCAACTGTTCCATTCTGGACGGCTGGTGGGCGGAAGCCTTTGATGGCAGCAACGGGTTTGCCATTGGAGAAGGGCGGACGCACGTGAATCAGGAAATTCAGGATGACCGCGATGGTCTGAATCTGATGAAGGTACTCAAGGAAGAAGTCATTCCCTTGTATTATAAACGCAATGAAGACGATCTTCCTCTGGGATGGATCCACCGTATGAAACGCGCCATTCGTACTCTGGGTTGGCGGTTCAACGCTGACCGGATGGTGATGGACTACGCAGAAAAGATGTATCTACCGGCAGCCGGTGGTTTATCCAGCCAGATTAAGGGAGACTCTTCTCTCTAA